TCCGCCTGCTACATGCTGTGGGTCTATAAGCGCGTCGTATGGGGCGTGCCCCGGGGCAAGGCCGTCGAGGTTTCCGATTTGACGGCGCGGGAGATCGTTTCGTTCCTGCCGATTGTGGTCTTTATCGTTTGGATCGGTGTTTTTCCCGGAACGTTTCTCTCAAAGATTCGCGCCTCGAGCCACGCCTATCTTTCGCGCATCGAGATGGCGCTTCAGGATTCCGAAAGTAACGAAGCTGCGGTGACCGCTTCGGCGGCGCCGCATTGGGAGCCCAAGAAGGAGGAATAAGTGGACTTCGGCGTCACCCGCGAAACGTTTGGCGCGCTTTCTCCGCTCTTGGTGCTCGTCGGGGGCGGCATCTTGGTGCTTCTGGCGGGGGCGTTCGCGTCGCTTTCGAGCCGCGCGCTCGCGGCCCTGACGCTCGTGGTGCAGGGCGGCGCTGTAATTTCCGTCTTGTTTTACGCTCCGAGGTTCTACGGCGACTACCTTCGCGGCGCGTTTTTACTCGATCCTTACGGCTGTTTCGGAGCGCTCCTCCGTCTTGCCGTGGCGGCCGCCACGACGGTTCTCTCCGTCCGCACCGTCGAAGATCTTTCCATGAAGGCGGAGTATTTTTCCCTGCTTCTTTTCGCCGCGGCGGGGGGCACGGCCATGCTCTGGACGCGCGATCTGCTCATCATCTTCCTGGGGCTCGAAACGCTCACCATCGCCTCGTTCATCCTTGCGGGCTATTTTCGCGCCGACCGCGCGTCCACGGAAGGCTCCTTGAAGTTTTTCCTCAACGGCGCGTTCGCGGCGGCGCTTCTGCTGTACGGCATCGCGCTTCTTTTCGGCGCGACGGGCTCGACGCGCATTCCCGAGATCGCCAAGCTCCTTCCCGCGGCCCAGTCCCCGCAGTGGCTTTTGCTCTGGCTAGGCGGGACGTTCGTCGTAGTGGGGCTTCTCTTCAAGATGGCCGTCGTGCCCTTCCACGCCTGGAGCCCCGACGTGTATCAGGGTGCGCCCACGCCGGTGGCGGGGTTCCTGTCGGTCGGCTCGAAGGCGGCGGCGGCGCTCGTCCTGCTCCGGTTTTTGACGGAGACGTTTCCCGAAGGCGACCGCTGGCACACGCCGCTCTGGATTCTCGCCGTGGCCACGATGCTCTACGGCAACCTGTGCGCCATTCCCCAGATGCAGCTCAAGCGCATGCTCGCCTATTCCTCCATCGCGCACGCGGGCTATCTTCTCGTGGGCATTCTGGCGCTCGGCGAGTTGACGCGAGAGGCCGTGCTCGTCTATACGGTCGCGTACGGCTTCATGAACCTAGGCGCGTTTGCGGCGGTGCTCGCGTTCGAGCGCGTGCAGCCGGGAGGCATCCGCGACGCCTCGCTGGAGAACCTTCGCGGCGCGGGCTACCGCGCGCCCTTCCTGGGCGCGGTGCTTGCGCTCTTCATGTTCTCGCTCGCCGGGATTCCCCCCACCGTGGGGTTCGTCGCGAAGTACTATCTGTTCGCCGCCGCGCTCAAGGAGGGCTTCGTCGGGCTCGTGGTGCTCGCCGTCGTGGCGACCGCCGTCTCGCTCTACTTCTACCTGCGCGTCGTCGTCTATCTCTACATGCACGAGCCCGAAGGCGGAGAGGAGGCCCCCTCCCTCGCGCCGGGCCTCGCCGTGACGCTCGGCGTCTGTGCGCTCGGGACGCTCGCGTTCGGGGTTTTCCCCTCGCGTCTCCTCGAGTGGGCCGCCTGGGCCGTGTGGGGGTAGAGCTCACCGCCAGAACGTCGGGAACCAACCGTCAGCCCTGACCCATGCCGGGTTGGCGTCTTGGCGGTTGATAGAAAGGCTTGATTTCGGGAAGAGGGGAGGGGTAAAACTCTATACATGAGAAAAGCCTGCGCGTTGTTTCTCTGCCTTGCGGATTTGGTGGCGCGATGAGCGGAAGAAAACTGCTGGCCGCCGTGCTTATCCTGGCGCTTTTTCCGCTTCCGTGCCTTGCCGCTGGAAAGGGCGTCTACGAAGCGGTCGAGCTGAAGGAACGGGAAAAGTCGCTCATCGAGACGGTGAACGAATACGAGAATCTGTTCGTCCGCCGGGGATACCGGTACGACACGGACGAACTGAACGCGCTCATCCGCGGCATCGCTGAGCGCCTCGCCCCCGAGCCGACCGACCCGTACATCGACTACCGCTTCTACGTCTTCCGCAACCCCATACCCAACGCGTTCGCCCTCCCCGACGGGCAGGTTTACCTGCACACGGGGATGCTCGCCGTTCTGGAGAACGAGGCGCAGCTCGCCGGGCTTCTCGCCCACGAGATCAACCACTCGGCCGGCCACCACAGCGTCCTCTCGTTCCGGTCGGCGCGGAAGAAAGTCATCACCAGCATGGTGCTGGGCCCCCTCACGCTCGGATTGAGCGACATCTTTCTGATTCTTTCGATGCTGGGCTACAGCCGCGATTTGGAAGAGGAGGCGGACCGGCGGGGATTCGAGCAGGCGCTCGACCTCGGCTACGACGTCCGCGAGATGGCCCGGTTCTTCGAGATTCTGAACCGCGATCCCGAAGGAGAGCGCATCCGTGTAAAGACCAAGTGGAGCACCCACCCGCAGCTTCAGGACCGGGCGGACTACATCCGCGGGATGGTTGCCGAGCGGGAGGAGGGAGTCAATTTCGGCGAGCTCAAGGTCGAGGCGAAAAGTTACCGGAGCGTTACGCGCGAAGTCGCGCTCCTTACGGTCGAGGACCTCGCCCGCGCGGACTATCCCCGCTCCGCCTTGTACCTGGCCAAAAGGCTCGTCGAGGAGGACGACACGGAGGCCGAGGCGCACTTCCTCCTGGGCGAGGCCCTGCGCGCCTTGGGGGGCCGGGGGGAAATTTCTTTGCAGGAGGAGCCGACCAAGAAGGAGAAGAGAAAGACCCGGATAGAGCGGGTCGTGCTCACGCGAGGGGAGCGGGAAGAAAAAAGGCTGGAAACGGAGGAAGGGCGGGAAAACCTTCGCCGGAACCTCGACGCCGCGCAGAGTGCCTATCGGCGTGCTCTCGAGCTCGACGCGTCTCTCGCGGAAGCCCATCGCGGGCTGGGGTTCGCGCTGGAAGGGCTGGGCTTGTACAAGGAAGCCGGAAAGGAATTGGTGAAATACCTTCGGGCCCGGCCCGAGGCGCTGGACAAGGAGATTGTCATGGAGCGTTTGAAGTCGATTACAGAAAATCTCAAGAAAGAAGGAGAAGAAGAAAATGCAAGTCCATAAGGAGAAGCGCCGGATTCACGCTCATCTTTTTGTGTGGATGATAGCCCTCGTCGTGGCCCCTTCGGTAAGCGCCAAGGGATACATGACGAACGGGTTCCGGACGAAGGAAACCCGCCCCCTGACCCTGGTGCTGCTCCCCCCTCACGCCGAGTTCATCAAGGCCAAGGCGGTGATGACGGAGGAAATGGTCAAGGAATGCCGGGCGCTCGAGGACGCCGCAGCCTCGTGGATTACGACAAGGCTCGGCGAGAAGGCATACACCGTGCAGGCACTTTCGGCCGAAGAGATAGTGAAGAATCCCGAGCTGAGCGGTCTTGTGAAAAGGGTCAATGACCGCTACGGCGAGGAGTGGTCAAAACTTGTCCGAAGACCAAGGAAGCTTAGGCAGGGACGCTACAACATCGGGGACGACACCCGAAAGCTCTGCTCGGTGCTCGAAGTGGATGGGCTCCTTATCGCTCGGGTGCAGGCCGTCGGTGTGACGGCGGGCAGGAGATTTTTATCGGGAGGTATAAATGCGCTTCTCAGCCCGAGCGGTTACGGACGCATGGACGTGAGTGTCGTCAACGGGAAGACTGGAGCCGTGGATGCGTATTTCTTTTTCGCGGAATATACCTCTATTAAAAGCCTAACCAAGAAGCAGGACAAATTCATGAAGGGCACATCAAAAGGGTGCTTCCGCCGCTACCCGGCCGCAGCGGAAGTCCTTAAGGCAAGAGGGCGTGATGATGAAGCGGAAGAGGAGGAAGACGAAGGCGAGGAGGACATTATAGGGGAGTTCGAGGCGCTGCTTGGCGAGGATGAGGAAGGTGAAGAGGAGCAGGAGCAAGAAGCAGAGGAAGAGCCTTCAGCCGTGGAGGACGCCGAGGGCGAGTCGGAGGAAAGCCAATCGGAGGAAGCGCAGGAATAGGAAAAAAGCCAGCCTCCACCCATAGGGCCAAAATTTCTTGGCGTCTTGGCGGTGGGTATAGAGGCTTGATATCGGGCAGAATAAAGGAGCCTGTGAAACGCCTTCGGGCCCGGCCCGAAGCGCCGGACAAGGAAATTATCAAGGAACGCTTGAAGTCGATTACAAAAAACCTCAAGAAAGAAGGAGCAGCAGCAGATGCAAGCCCGTAAGGAGAGGCAATGGATTCGAGTCCACCTTTTTGTATGGATGATAGCCCTCGTCGTGGCTCCTTCGGTAAGCGCCAAGACTGAACCGAGCGGCCCGTTTAAGTCCGACTGTACAGGTTTTTGGGCCGACCCCGACGACACGACGCGCCTGCTTTGGTACCTGACGCCCGAATTCCGACGTGGCCTTAGCGAAGAATCTTTCCTTATGACTTTGGCGCTGCTTCCCCCTCACGCCGAGTTCATCAAGACCAAGGCGGTGATGAAGGAACAATTGGTCGAGGAGTGCGAGGCGCTCGAGGACGCCGCGGCCTCGTGGATTGCGGAAAGGCTCGGCGGTAAGGGATACACGGTCCGGGCGCTTACGGTGGAGGAGCTGGAAAAGAATCCCGTGCTGCTGGAGCTGGTAAGAAAAGTCAACGACCGCTACGGCGAAGAGTGGCAAAAAATTATCCAAAGGCCCGGGATGATAGAGTACGGACGCTACAGCATGGGGGACGACGTCCGAAAGCTCTGCTCGCTGCTCGACGTTGAGGGGCTCGTTATTGCTCGAATCCATGCCTTCGTCACTACTCTTGGCAGGGGCTTTATGGAAGAACTCCTCAACAGAGAGAATAGTGAGGAGTACGTAAGCATGGATGTGAGCGTCGTCAACGGAAAAACGGGAACCGTGGAGGCCTATTTTTACCACGCGCGAAGCTCCTATTTTCGTGAGCTGACCAGAAAGCCTAACAAGGTGATGAAGGTTGTGTCGGAGAAAACTCTTTGCAGGTACCCGGATGTCGCGGAAATCCTCGCGCGCCGTGAAAGAAAGGGGGTCAATCTCCCGGGTGAAGAGGAAGGCAGAGACGAGGAGGACAGTGTGGGAGAGTTCGAGGCACTGCTTGGCGAGGATGAGGAAGAAGAGCCCTCGGCCGTGGAGGACACCGAAAGTGCGTCGGAGGAAAGCCAGTCGGAGGAAGGGCAAGAGTCGGACACCGCGCAAGACACGGGAGAATGAGCCGTCTGTGTTGTTTCCCGTGGTGATGGATGGCAGAATAGATCAATTAGACAAAACCGGCCAATACGTCTGGAAGCCGACGGAATAAAGAAAACCTCACGAAAGGAGAACGCCGATGACGAGAACCGCCAATCCGGCGCTTAATGCCAACACCTTCGCGGGCTTCGCGCGCGTCGCCGACGAGGCGACGGCCATGACCATCCAGGGGACGGTCAACAAGACGTTCGTCCTCCTCCTTCTGGTGCTGATTCCCGCGGCCTGGGTATGGAAGCAATTCTTTGCTTCTGAGGCCTCCGCTGCCGTCGGCGCCGTGATGCCGTGGACCATCGGCGGCGCCGTCGCGGGGCTGGTTTTCGGCGTGATCACGGCCTTCAAGCAAAAGTGGGCGCCAGTGACGGCCCCCGTCTACGCCGTGGCGGAAGGCCTCTTTCTGGGAGGAATTTCCTCGATCTTCGAGGCCCAGTTCCCGGGCATCGTCATCCAGGCCGTGGGCCTCACGCTCGGCACGCTCGTCGGCCTTCTTTTCGCCTACAAGTCGGGGCTCATCAAGGCGACGGAGAACTTCAAGCTGGGCGTCGCGGCGGCCACGGGCGGAATTTTCCTGATCTACATGGCCAGCCTCGTGCTGGGGTTTTTCGGCGTGGGGATTCCGTTCATCCACGAAAGCGGCCTCATCGGCATCGGCTTCAGCCTCTTCGTCGTCGTGATTGCGGCGCTGAACCTCGTGCTCGACTTCGACTTTATCGAGCACGGCGCCGAATCGGGCGCGCCGAAGTACATGGAGTGGTACGCCGCGTTCGGGCTGATGGTGACGCTCATCTGGCTGTACCTGGAGATGCTCCGGCTCCTCGCAAAGCTGCGGAGCCAGCGATAGGCGCGGCGGGGGGAAGGAGGGGGTGCTTCCCGCCAAGCGCCGCCGGCTCAGGATCGGTAATTTTTTTAGAATTTTAACTTGACAAAACTGGCACGGGATGTGCTACACTGAGAGGTTGACGGACATGGAAGAACCTTTTGGGGGTTCAGGAAGAAGGGTGTGCCCCCAGCAAGGTGCTTTTTTCGTAATTTTACTGGACAGGCGAGCCATCTTGCGACCGGACGGGTGCCCACGTAGCTCAGGCGGTAGAGCACTTCCTTGGTAAGGAAGAGGTCACCAGTTCAAGTCTGGTCGTGGGCTCCATAGAAAACCTCGGAAGCTGTATGGGAGGTTAAAGGAATCCTATGGCGAAGGCGAAGTTTGAGCGGACGAAGCCGCACATCAACATTGGTACGATCGGGCACGTGGACCACGGGAAGACGACGCTTACGTCGGCGATAACGATGGTGCTAAAGGAGAANNNNNNNNNNNNNNNNNNNNNNNNNNNNNNNNNNNNNNNNNNNNNNNNNNNNNNNNNNNNNNNNNNNNNNNNNNNNNNNNNNNNNNNNNNNNNNNNNNNNGCGAGCACCGTGACACTCCGGTTCGACCACTATTTCAAAGGCTATGCAACCGACGGTGTGAACGACGATTTTGGGACGGTGAGGGTGAGGAGCGCGCTGACGGGAGGTGTGTGGAGCGACCTCATTCAATGGGATGAAAACGACGATACGGGCGTTGAGACCATAACGCTGGACGCGACGGCGGAGTGCGCGGGGGCGGCGGACTGCCAGTTTGGCTGGCGTTACGAGGGCAATTGGGACTGGTACTGGGCCGTGGACAACGTGGTGGTGGACGGGATAGGCGGATGCAGCCCGGCGACGTGCGGCGGCGCGCCCTCCGAACCCTCCCCGCCCGGCGCGCTTGACCCTTTGATCATCCCAACCACCGACGCCGACCAGATCATCGTCGAGGACGTGGAAAACGAGACGGGCTACGTCGTCTACGAAGAGGCCATCGGCACGTGGTACGGGACGCCTTCGCAGGGGTGCCTGTGGGGGGCGGCGGACGTCGTGGACTTGGGCGCGACGGTGCGGCTTAACTATTCCCTCGGGCTGGGCGACCGGTGGGTGGTGGTTTCGGCGGCGAACGCCTCCGGCGAATCAAGCTGCGGCACCGACAGCGCGGGCATTGAGCGCAATACTGTAGGTGTGTGGCCCGCGCCGGGGCCCTGCCCGTAAGCAAGGGGCCAACCCGTTCGGGGCTGGTTAATCTTTCACGTAGTGGTTTGAAGGGGGTTACCCCGACATTGCCGGGGCAAGAATCTCCTTAGGGCTCTTCCCCACGCTCAAGCCCGCCCGTGAGCTCGCGCACTGAGGAGATTTCCTCCTCCTCGCAGTACTCTCGAAGCTCCCTGACGAGCCGCCCGGCGATCCCGGGCTCCACGAACGTCATGGTCCCCACCTGGACGGCCGTGGCGCCGACGAGGAGGAATTCCACGACGTCCCGCACCGAGGCGATCCCCCCCACGCCCATTATGGGCACGTCGGGGAGCGCCCGCGCCGTCTGATAGACCATCCGCACGGCGACGGGCCGTATGGCGGGGCCGGAAAGCCCTCCCGTGCCGTAGGCGAGGGCGGGCTCCTTCAGCTCGACGTCCACCGCCATGCCGAGGAGCGTGTTGATGAGCGAAAGGGCGGCCGCGCCGCCCTCGACGGCGGCCCCGGCAGGGACGGTGACGTCCGTGACGTTCGGCGTGAGCTTCACGGCGACGGGTTTGCTTGTCGCCTCCACCGCGGCTGCCGTGACCTCCTTGAGGAGCACCGGGTCGACGCCGAACGCCATGCCGCCGCGCTTGATGTTGGGACACGAGACGTTCAGCTCCAGCATGGCGACGCCCTCGGCGCCGTCGAGCGCCCGCGCCACGGCGGCGTACTCCTCGACCGTCGTGCCCCAGACGTTCGCCACTACGACGGTGTCGTGTTCTTTAAGGCGCGGCAGCTTCTCTTCGAGAAAAACCTCGACGCCGACGTTCTGCAGGCCGATGGCGTTCAGCATGCCCGCGGGCGTCTCGACCATGCGCGGAGGGGGCGCGCCTTCGCACGGCTCGAGTGAAAGGCCTTTCACACACACGCCGCCCACGGCGCCAAGGTCGAGGAAATTTTCCAGCTCGACGCCGTACCCGCACGTGCCGCTCGCGAGAAGGACGGGGTTCTTGAAGCGGACGCCCGCGATCTCGACGGAGAGGTCTACTCCCACAGGAACTCCCCTCCCCGGAGCACCGCCCCGTCCCGGCAGGCCAGGATGTAGCGGCCGTCGGGCGCCTTCATGACGCAGGAAAGGCAGACGCCGATGCCGCAGCCCATGTAGTCGCCGAGCATGTACTGCACGGGAATCCGCCTCTTGCGGCACAGGTCGTCCACGGCCTGCATCATGGGCGTCGAGCCGCACGAGAGAACGGCGCACTCCTCGCCGTAGCGGTCGACGAACTTTTCGAAGGGCTCCGTGACGAGCCCCCGCTCGCCCAGCGTGCCGTCCTCCGTGACCGGGTGAAGGTCGAGGCCCAGGCGGGCGAATTCTTCGAGGTGAATGTGGCTCCGCGTGCTGCAGCCGTAGAAGAGGTGGACGGAGAGGGCGGAGCTTTCCTTTATGACGCGGGCCGCGAAGTAGAAGGGCGCGACGCCGCTGCTGCCCCCCACTATCACGACGCGCCGGACACTCTCTGGAAAATCGAGGTCGAAACCCCTCCCGAGCGGTCCCAGCACGTCGAGCGTCTGGCCCGGTTTCGCCCGCTGGAACAGCCTCGTCGCGGGGCCGATGGCGCTTATCAGGAACTCGACGCGCCCGTCCTCCTCCTGCGCGTTCCAGAAGCTTATTGGGCGGCGCACCAGGGGGGAGACCCCGTCGCCGGCGCGCAGCATGGCGAACTGCCCCGGGCGGGCGTTCCGCGCGATGTAGGGGCTTTCGAGAGATAGTATGAAATCGTCCGCCCCCAGATCGAACACTTCCAGAACCTTGGCCCTCTCGTCGCGGGGAAGAGCGGGGAGAGATTTTTCAGGAGAGGGCGCGCTTGCCATTGCGCCTCAATATAGCAGGGGCCAGGGGGATAGGCAAGGCGCCCGGGAAGGGAAAAACCTTGCCTTCCCCCGGGGGGGCGGTGGTAGACTGTCGCACGGATACGAGTATGCTTTTCCCCGACACAACAAGCGGCGTCGCCCGATGAAAACGCCCGCATCACGCATAGCGGGCTACGACCTCGCCCGGGCGCTCGCCATCATGGGCATGGTGGCGGTGCATTTCCGGTTGAAGATGGACGCCTACGAGGTCGGCCCGGACTGGCTCGCGTGGCTGGCGAACCTCATCGACGGCCGGGCGGCCGCGACGTTCGTCGTTCTTGCGGGCGTGGGAATTTCCCTGATGTCGCGGCGCGCGAGGGAGGAAGGCGACGCGCAGGCCCTGCTCCGCACAAGAAACAGGCTGCTCCGGCGCGCGCTGTTCCTCTTCGTCGTCGGGTACGCCTACGCCCCCATCTGGCAGGGCGACATCCTGCACTTCTACGGGGTCTTCCTGGCGGCCGGGGCGTTCCTGCTCGCGGCCCCGGGCCGGGTGCTCTGGCGCATCGCGGGCGCGCTCACGGTCGGGTACGTCCCGCTCGTTTTCGTTCTCGATTACGACTACGGCTGGGACTGGGAGACGCTGTACTATCACGGCTTCTGGACGCCGAAGGGGCTCGTCATGCACCTGTTCTTCAACGGGGTAAGCCCCGTGATCCCCTGGCTGGCCTTCCTGCTGGTCGGCATGTGGCTCGGGAGGCAGGACTTATTCAATCCGGCGGTGCGCAGGCGGATCCTGGTGCGTGCCGCGTCCGTCGCCCTCGCCGCCGAGGCGGTCTCGTCCCTCCTCGTGCACAGCTTCGCGACCGGCCCGGAGGACTATGAGGTCATCGCCGTGTTCGGCACCTGGTCCATGCCCCCGTTGCCGCTCTACATGCTCGCGGGCGGAGGAACGGCCATCGCCGTCATCACGCTCTGCGTGGCGTTCGCCCGGAGTCACCCCTCGTCGAAGCTGCTCGCCCCCATGGTCGCGGCCGGGCAGCTGGCCCTCACGCTGTACGTCGGCCACGTCGTCGTGGGCCTGGGCGCCCTGAACGCCGTCGGGCTCCTGAAAAAACAGCCCCTGCCGTTCGCCCTCGGGTGCGCGCTCGTCTTCTGCGCCCTCGCGGTCCTGTTCGCCTACGCGTGGAGACAACGGTACGAAAGGGGCCCCCTGGAATGGTTCATGCGGAAGGTGACGGGATAGACTCTTTGGAAACGAATATGCTTTTCCCCGACACAACAAGCGGCGTCACCCGATGAAAACTCCCGCATCACGCATAGCCGGCTACGACCTCGCCCGGGCGCTCGCGATCATGGGGATGGTGGTGGCGCATTTCAGGTGGGTCATGGACGCCTACGGGGTCGGCCCGGCCTGGCTTGCGTGGCTGGCGGACCGTATCGACGGCCGGGCGGCCGCGACGTTCGTCGTTCTCGCCGGCGTGGGAATTTCGCTGATGTCGCGCCGCGCGCGGGAGGCCGGCGACGTCCAAGCCATGCTCCAGACGCGGAACAGGCTGCTCCGGCGCGCGCTGTTTCTCTTCGTCGTCGGGTACGCCTACGCCACCGTCTGGCAGGCCGACATCCTGCACTGCTACGGGGTCTACATGGCCGTGGGGGCGTTCCTGCTCGCGGCCTCGGGCCGCGCGCTGTGGCGCATCGCGGCCGTGCTCGTGGCCGTGTACCTCCCGCTCATGGGCCTCTTCAATTACGAGTCCGGCTGGGAGTGGGAGTCGATGTTCTATCACGGCTTCTGGACGCCGAAGGGTCTTCTCATGAACCTGTTCTACAACGGGTTCACCCCCGTGATCCCCTGGCTGGCCTTCCTGCTGGTCGGCATGTGGCTCGGGAGGCAGGACCTGTTCGACCCCGTCGTGCGCAAACGGATCCTGGTGCGGGCGGCGTCCGTCGCCCTGGCCACCGAAGCGGTCTCGTCCTTCCTCGTGCACCGCTTAACGGCCGGCGCGACCGAAATGGAAAAAATCTACATCGAGGTCATGGTCGGCACCTGGTCCATGCCCCCGTTGCCGCTCTACATGCTCGCGGGCGGAGGAACGGCCGTGACCGTCATCACGCTCTGCGTGGCGTTCGCCCGGAGTCATCCCTCGTCGAAGCTGCTTTCCCCCATGGTCGCGACCGGGCAGCTGGCCCTCACGCTGTACATAGGCCACGTCTTCATCGGCGTAAGCACCTTGAACGCCCTCGGGCTCCTGGGAAAACAGTCCCTGCCTTTCGCCCTGGCGAGCGCGGCCGTCTTCTGCGCGTGCGCGGTCCTGTTCGCGTACGCGTGGAGACAACGGTATGAAAAAGGCCCCCTGGAGTGGTTCATGCGGAAGGTGACTCGGAGTTAGGGAAGGGATTAGGGATTAGCCGTTAGGGGTTAGCGAAAGGAATTCTTACTAATCCCTATTCCCTGGTTCCTGGCTACAACACGCCGTGCTTTGGCCCGCCGCCCCCCTCGGGCGTTACCCTTGAAAGCGCTCTGCTCAGTGGAGCTTGAAGTCGTCGCCGAGGTAGATGCGCCGCACCTCGGGGTCGGCCACCAGGCGCTCCGGCGTGTCCGCCTGGAAGATCTCGCCCTGGCTCAGGATGTAGGCGCGGTCGGTGATGCGCAGGGTCTCGCGCACGTTGTGGTCGGTGAGGAGGACGCCGATCCCGCGCTCCTTGAGGCGGGCGATGATTTTCTGAATCTCCAGCACGGCAATGGGGTCGATGCCGGAGAACGGCTCGTCGAGCAACAGGAATTTCGGCGAGAGCAGCAGGCCCCGCGCGATCTCGAGGCGGCGGCGCTCGCCCCCGCTCAGCGTGTAAGCCTTCTGGTCAGCGCGCTCCGTGAGGGAAAACTCTTCCAGGAGCGTCTCGGTCCGCTCGTCGCGCTCCTCCTCCTCGAGCGGCAGCGTTTCCAAGATGGCGAGAAGGTTCTCGCGCACCGTCATCCTCCGGAACACCGAAGGTTCCTGCGGGAGGTAGCCGATGCCCTTGCGCGCGCGGATGTACATCGGCTCGTGCGTAATGTCCTCCTCGCCCAGGAAAACTTTTCCGCCCTCGGGATAGACCAGGCCCACGACTATGGAGAAGAGGGTGGTTTTCCCCGCGCCGTTGGGACCGAGAAGCCCCACCACCTCCGCCGGAGCAATCTCGAGCGAGACGTCCTGTACCACGGAGCGGTGGTTGTATGACTTGAAGATGCTCTCAGTACGCAGCTTCACGGGAAGACTCCATGTCGATGTCGGCCGCCGCCGAGGCGGTCGTCGGCTCGGTCTCAGGCGGCGGCTCGGCGGCCTTCGAGGTCGAGACGGTGCGGCCATGCGCGTCGGTATAAACCCCGAGCGTGTCCCCCTTGAGGCTGTAGGTGAGCACGCGGCCCCTGGCGACGCGCCCCGTCTCGAGCTCGCGAATCTCGATTTCACGCTCCCCCCCAAGAGTGGCCTCCTCGCGGCCCATCAGGTATTCGGCCCAGTCGCCGCTCCCACGCCGGCCGGGGCTTTCGAGAATTACGTTCCCGCGCGCCATGAGGCGCTCGATGCGTGTCTCGTCCGTCTGCCCGCTCTCGCTGAAGTACGCGTAAAGGTCCTCGGAACGAAGCGACACGTCCCGCCGCATGAGCTGCGCTCCACCCCGGTAGACGGCCACGCGCTCCGCGTCCTCGTATCGGAGCGACTGGGAGGTCACCATCGTCGGCGCGCGCTCGTCGTCCACCGTGAGAAGCCGCGTCATGACGTGGTCGTCGGCCTGGAGCACGCTTTCCTTGAGATAGAAGTGGAGGACGGACGCGGTAATCGTGTCCTCGCCGTGGCGCATCACGGCCGAGCGGCGAAACTCCGCGTGTTCTTCCTCCTGCCACATGGTGACCTCGTCGGCATAGACGTAGACCGGCTCTTCGCTCTGGAAGGGAAAGCGCAGGGCCGGCAGGGGATCTTCCCGGCCGGGCTCCGGGCTTCGCGAGACGGCCTGCACGGTTCCCCGGCCTTCCAGGCGCCCCTCGCTTTGGTGGAATACCATGTGCTCGCTTCGGAGGATGTAGGACGGCGACTGGACCTCGGCGTTGCCCGAAAGCTCGAGCGCATCTTCCGCCACCTCGTACCGTATCTTGTCCGCGTAGGCCACGGCGTTCTCGCGCCGGAACGCGGTGTGGCCGGAGAACTCGAGGCTGGAGAACCGCGCCGAAGGGGCGTCGTAGCGGGCCAGGAGGCGCTCGCTTCGCAGCGTAGAGAGAGGGTCGTCGGGAAGGCCGGTCTGCGTCTCCACCTGCACGTCGCCGCGCGCCGCGATGCGGTCGAGCGCCTCGCCCGCGAAGTACGCCGTCATCACGGGCGCCCATACCCGGTAGTGCGTGGCGTCGGCCTCCGAGGGAAGGCTTTCGAGAAAGACGCAGGCG
The DNA window shown above is from Acidobacteriota bacterium and carries:
- a CDS encoding DUF418 domain-containing protein, with protein sequence MKTPASRIAGYDLARALAIMGMVVAHFRWVMDAYGVGPAWLAWLADRIDGRAAATFVVLAGVGISLMSRRAREAGDVQAMLQTRNRLLRRALFLFVVGYAYATVWQADILHCYGVYMAVGAFLLAASGRALWRIAAVLVAVYLPLMGLFNYESGWEWESMFYHGFWTPKGLLMNLFYNGFTPVIPWLAFLLVGMWLGRQDLFDPVVRKRILVRAASVALATEAVSSFLVHRLTAGATEMEKIYIEVMVGTWSMPPLPLYMLAGGGTAVTVITLCVAFARSHPSSKLLSPMVATGQLALTLYIGHVFIGVSTLNALGLLGKQSLPFALASAAVFCACAVLFAYAWRQRYEKGPLEWFMRKVTRS
- the lptB gene encoding LPS export ABC transporter ATP-binding protein, with amino-acid sequence MAAPSRPRRPPSRRLRPSRRPPRRRPTSTWSLPVKLRTESIFKSYNHRSVVQDVSLEIAPAEVVGLLGPNGAGKTTLFSIVVGLVYPEGGKVFLGEEDITHEPMYIRARKGIGYLPQEPSVFRRMTVRENLLAILETLPLEEEERDERTETLLEEFSLTERADQKAYTLSGGERRRLEIARGLLLSPKFLLLDEPFSGIDPIAVLEIQKIIARLKERGIGVLLTDHNVRETLRITDRAYILSQGEIFQADTPERLVADPEVRRIYLGDDFKLH
- the lptC gene encoding LPS export ABC transporter periplasmic protein LptC, translating into MNRRKRNVALALMGLGGVFIIIMVFMWQKGRPISALSRVSIDAVFSMLGRDAAAEGTEFSHTRTQGGRKVFRIESRRVADFLNGVRSLEEVSATLYDDEGELYVTSERADYDARSGDLTLLGDVTLRDDRGLEVQTEELRYDDKEQAASTPSPVRFRRSTLQGTGRHLHYSVADGMLILEGRVGADALQEDEPPDQATRILLQAERLEYDRARNRVVLRGGAAPDDNGEDEEAWKRACVFLESLPSEADATHYRVWAPVMTAYFAGEALDRIAARGDVQVETQTGLPDDPLSTLRSERLLARYDAPSARFSSLEFSGHTAFRRENAVAYADKIRYEVAEDALELSGNAEVQSPSYILRSEHMVFHQSEGRLEGRGTVQAVSRSPEPGREDPLPALRFPFQSEEPVYVYADEVTMWQEEEHAEFRRSAVMRHGEDTITASVLHFYLKESVLQADDHVMTRLLTVDDERAPTMVTSQSLRYEDAERVAVYRGGAQLMRRDVSLRSEDLYAYFSESGQTDETRIERLMARGNVILESPGRRGSGDWAEYLMGREEATLGGEREIEIRELETGRVARGRVLTYSLKGDTLGVYTDAHGRTVSTSKAAEPPPETEPTTASAAADIDMESSREAAY